One Nonomuraea angiospora DNA segment encodes these proteins:
- the uraH gene encoding hydroxyisourate hydrolase has protein sequence MSFSTHVLNAVTGLPARGVHVRLEHEGRVVAEGHTDDDGRIKGWNPGAGVHRVVFDTGAYLEETFYPEVVVTFTVADPERHHHVPLLLSPYAYSTYRGS, from the coding sequence ATGAGCTTCTCGACGCACGTGCTGAACGCGGTCACCGGGCTGCCCGCGCGGGGCGTCCACGTCCGGCTGGAGCACGAGGGCCGGGTGGTGGCCGAGGGGCACACCGACGACGACGGGCGCATCAAGGGCTGGAACCCGGGCGCCGGCGTCCACCGGGTCGTCTTCGACACCGGGGCCTATCTGGAGGAGACGTTCTACCCCGAGGTCGTCGTCACCTTCACCGTCGCCGACCCCGAACGGCACCACCACGTGCCCCTGCTGCTCAGCCCGTACGCCTACTCCACCTACCGAGGGAGCTAG
- the pucL gene encoding factor-independent urate hydroxylase: protein MSIKLGPNRYGKAETRLVRVVRDGPVHHVKDLNVSTSLSGDMEAVHLTGDNAAVLPTDTQKNTAYALAKKHGVGQIEEFALLLAGHFVDGQPTVHHARVEIDEYGWTRRGPHSFVRDGGEVRTCVVHRDRDGRSTVVSGLKDLVLMNTTGSEFHGYIVDEYTTLPPTTDRVLATAVAARWRHAGDTPSYGKSYEQVRQCLLDAFADTHSLSLQQTLYAMGERALNTCPEICEIRLAMPNKHHFAVDLSPFGLDNENEVFHAADRPYGLIEGSVLREDAPGAGFAWE, encoded by the coding sequence ATGTCCATCAAGCTCGGACCCAACCGCTACGGCAAGGCGGAGACCAGGCTCGTCCGCGTGGTCAGGGACGGCCCCGTCCACCACGTCAAGGACCTCAACGTCAGCACCTCCCTCTCCGGCGACATGGAGGCCGTCCACCTGACCGGCGACAACGCCGCCGTCCTGCCCACCGACACGCAGAAGAACACCGCGTACGCGCTGGCGAAGAAGCACGGCGTCGGCCAGATCGAGGAGTTCGCCCTCCTGCTGGCCGGGCACTTCGTGGACGGGCAGCCGACCGTCCACCACGCCAGGGTCGAGATCGACGAGTACGGGTGGACCCGCCGCGGGCCGCACTCGTTCGTCCGCGACGGCGGCGAGGTGCGCACGTGCGTCGTCCACCGCGACCGGGACGGCCGCTCCACCGTGGTGTCCGGGCTCAAGGACCTGGTGCTGATGAACACGACCGGCTCGGAGTTCCACGGCTACATCGTGGACGAGTACACCACGCTGCCGCCCACCACCGACCGCGTCCTGGCCACCGCCGTCGCCGCGCGCTGGCGGCACGCGGGGGACACGCCCTCGTACGGCAAGTCGTACGAGCAGGTGCGGCAGTGCCTGCTGGACGCGTTCGCCGACACCCACAGCCTGTCGCTCCAGCAGACCCTCTACGCCATGGGCGAGCGCGCCCTGAACACCTGTCCCGAGATCTGCGAGATCCGGCTCGCGATGCCGAACAAGCACCACTTCGCCGTGGACCTGTCGCCGTTCGGCCTGGACAACGAGAACGAGGTCTTCCACGCCGCCGACCGCCCCTACGGGCTGATCGAGGGCAGCGTGCTGCGGGAGGACGCACCCGGCGCCGGATTCGCCTGGGAGTAG
- a CDS encoding FAD binding domain-containing protein, translating into MDFLRPTTWEEALAAKADRPDAVPIQGGTDVMVEINMDVRRPAALLDLNQVAELREWAMVGGTVSGTVGGTAGGMCRVGAAVPYARIIEELAGPLPGLAQAARTVGSPQIRNRGSVGGNLGAASPAGDSHPPLLAAGAVVEAESRERGVRMIPADEFYLGVKRSALEPDELIRAVHVRPATGPQYFSKVGTRNAMVIAVCSFAIALHPGERRVGTGIGSAAPTPRRALEAEELLARELDWTAPLDPALSRRFGELCAAAAAPIDDVRGKAAYRVHAIGVMARRTLAWAWNDHLGRRAA; encoded by the coding sequence ATGGACTTCTTGCGACCCACGACGTGGGAGGAAGCGCTGGCCGCCAAGGCGGACCGGCCCGACGCGGTGCCCATCCAGGGCGGCACCGACGTCATGGTGGAGATCAACATGGACGTGCGCAGGCCCGCCGCGCTGCTCGACCTCAACCAGGTGGCCGAGCTGCGGGAGTGGGCCATGGTGGGCGGCACGGTGAGCGGCACGGTGGGCGGCACGGCGGGCGGCATGTGCCGGGTCGGGGCCGCGGTGCCGTACGCGCGGATCATCGAGGAGCTGGCCGGGCCGCTGCCGGGGCTCGCCCAGGCCGCGCGCACGGTCGGCTCGCCGCAGATCCGCAACCGCGGCTCCGTCGGCGGCAACCTCGGCGCGGCCTCGCCCGCCGGCGACAGCCACCCGCCGCTGCTGGCGGCCGGCGCGGTGGTCGAGGCGGAGTCGCGCGAGCGCGGCGTCAGGATGATCCCGGCCGACGAGTTCTACCTGGGGGTCAAGCGCAGCGCGCTGGAGCCGGACGAGCTGATCAGGGCCGTCCACGTCAGGCCCGCGACCGGCCCCCAGTACTTCTCCAAGGTCGGCACGCGCAACGCCATGGTGATCGCGGTGTGCTCGTTCGCGATCGCGCTGCACCCGGGCGAGCGGCGGGTCGGCACGGGGATCGGCTCCGCGGCGCCCACGCCGCGCCGGGCGCTGGAGGCCGAGGAGCTGCTGGCCCGCGAGCTGGACTGGACGGCGCCGCTCGACCCGGCGCTGAGCAGGCGATTCGGCGAGCTGTGCGCGGCGGCCGCGGCGCCGATCGACGACGTACGGGGCAAGGCCGCCTACCGGGTGCACGCCATCGGCGTGATGGCCCGCCGCACGCTGGCCTGGGCCTGGAACGACCATCTGGGAAGGAGGGCCGCCTGA
- a CDS encoding (2Fe-2S)-binding protein → MRVTFTVNGREEIADDVWEGESLLYVLRERVGLPGSKNACEQGECGSCTVYLDGVPVCSCLVAAGQAEGRQVRTVEGLAEEDRLDPVQQAFVECGAVQCGFCTPGLLVQAHDLIARVERPSDAEIREALAGNLCRCTGYEKIIEAVRLAAERKAAAG, encoded by the coding sequence ATGCGCGTCACCTTCACCGTCAACGGCCGCGAGGAGATCGCCGACGACGTCTGGGAAGGCGAGAGCCTGCTGTACGTGCTGCGCGAGCGCGTCGGGCTCCCCGGCTCCAAGAACGCCTGCGAGCAGGGCGAGTGCGGATCCTGCACGGTCTATCTCGACGGCGTGCCGGTCTGCTCCTGCCTGGTCGCCGCCGGGCAGGCCGAGGGGCGTCAGGTGCGCACCGTCGAAGGGCTGGCCGAGGAGGACCGGCTCGACCCGGTCCAGCAGGCGTTCGTGGAGTGCGGGGCCGTGCAGTGCGGGTTCTGCACGCCGGGGCTGCTGGTGCAGGCGCACGACCTGATCGCGCGGGTGGAGCGGCCCTCCGACGCGGAGATCAGGGAGGCGCTGGCCGGGAACCTGTGCCGGTGCACCGGCTACGAGAAGATCATCGAAGCGGTGCGGCTGGCCGCCGAGCGGAAGGCGGCCGCCGGGTGA
- a CDS encoding 8-oxoguanine deaminase: protein MSLLIENVHIAPVAGPEIRSGYIRIEGDRIAELGPGPAPVDPGAARIDGTGCLATPGLVNTHHHLYQWASQGLAQDATLFEWLVALYQVWAAMDAEVVNGAATAGLGWLALSGCTTSSDHHYLFPKGRGDLFAAEIEAAREVGIRFHPARGSMDRGESQGGLPPDVVVEALDEILAATSEAVDAYHDPSFSSMLRIAVAPCSPFSCSAELMTESAALARAKGVRLHTHVAETSDEDEHCLAQFGLRPVDYMEKLGWLGPDVWFAHSVHLSDDDIGKLAATGTGSAHCPSSNGRLGAGIARVSEMLRRGANVGLGVDGSASSELTPLVGELRQALLFQRARYGPQALTARQALEIATLGGARNLGREHELGTLEPGKLADLALWRVDGPFTSAVADPVCALVFGPPPPLARVLVGGRVVVEDGELRTVAQDAAGRAGAEAHRRLMRLADERGLTAAKELH, encoded by the coding sequence GTGAGCCTGCTCATCGAGAACGTCCACATCGCGCCGGTCGCCGGCCCGGAGATCCGGTCCGGCTACATCAGGATCGAGGGGGACCGGATCGCCGAGCTAGGCCCCGGGCCGGCGCCCGTCGATCCGGGCGCGGCCCGGATCGACGGCACCGGCTGCCTGGCCACCCCCGGCCTGGTCAACACCCACCACCATCTCTACCAGTGGGCCTCGCAGGGCCTGGCCCAGGACGCGACGCTGTTCGAGTGGCTGGTCGCGCTCTACCAGGTGTGGGCCGCCATGGACGCCGAAGTGGTCAACGGGGCGGCCACGGCGGGCCTCGGCTGGCTGGCGCTGTCGGGCTGCACCACCTCCAGCGACCACCACTACCTCTTCCCCAAGGGAAGGGGCGACCTGTTCGCGGCAGAGATCGAGGCCGCCCGCGAGGTGGGCATCCGCTTCCACCCCGCCCGCGGCTCGATGGACCGGGGCGAGTCGCAGGGCGGGCTGCCGCCGGACGTCGTGGTCGAGGCGCTGGACGAGATCCTGGCCGCCACGTCGGAGGCGGTGGACGCCTACCACGACCCGTCCTTCTCCTCGATGCTGCGGATCGCGGTCGCGCCGTGCTCGCCGTTCTCCTGCAGCGCCGAGCTGATGACCGAGTCCGCCGCCCTGGCCAGGGCCAAGGGCGTCCGCCTGCACACGCACGTCGCCGAGACCTCGGACGAGGACGAGCACTGCCTGGCCCAGTTCGGGCTGCGGCCCGTGGACTACATGGAGAAGCTGGGCTGGCTGGGGCCCGACGTGTGGTTCGCGCACTCCGTACACCTCAGCGACGACGACATCGGCAAGCTCGCCGCCACCGGCACGGGCTCGGCGCACTGCCCCTCGTCGAACGGCCGGCTCGGCGCCGGCATCGCCCGCGTCTCCGAGATGCTGCGCCGCGGCGCGAACGTGGGCCTCGGCGTGGACGGCAGCGCCTCCTCCGAGCTGACGCCGCTCGTGGGAGAGCTGCGGCAGGCCCTGCTGTTCCAGCGCGCCAGGTACGGCCCCCAGGCGCTCACGGCCCGCCAGGCCCTCGAGATCGCCACGCTCGGCGGGGCCCGCAACCTCGGCCGCGAGCACGAACTCGGCACCCTCGAACCCGGCAAGCTGGCCGACCTCGCCCTGTGGCGCGTCGACGGCCCCTTCACCTCGGCGGTGGCCGACCCCGTCTGCGCGCTCGTCTTCGGCCCCCCGCCGCCCCTGGCGCGGGTGCTGGTCGGCGGCCGGGTCGTGGTCGAGGACGGCGAGCTGAGGACCGTCGCCCAGGACGCCGCCGGGCGCGCGGGCGCCGAGGCCCACCGCCGGCTGATGCGGCTGGCGGACGAACGCGGCCTGACCGCCGCCAAGGAGCTCCACTGA
- a CDS encoding EF-hand domain-containing protein — MPEELPDERLAQLKSTFASIDTDGDGYISEAELKRHFPGLPAEALGAMSQAADSDQDGRYSLEEFIRTVS, encoded by the coding sequence GTGCCCGAGGAACTCCCCGACGAGCGGCTGGCGCAGCTCAAGAGCACTTTCGCGTCGATCGACACCGACGGCGACGGCTACATCAGCGAGGCCGAGCTGAAGCGGCACTTCCCTGGCCTCCCGGCGGAGGCGCTGGGGGCGATGAGCCAGGCCGCCGACTCCGACCAGGACGGCCGCTACTCGCTGGAGGAGTTCATCCGCACGGTCTCCTGA
- a CDS encoding glycerate kinase gives MVQQVLVAPDKFKGSLTAAEVAARVSAGLGVPTVELPVADGGDGTVDAAVAGGFSRVTIEVTGPTGERISASYAWQDAGATAVVELAEASGLRRLPGGHEPLTATSHGTGELIADAVRRGAKRVVLGLGGSACTDGGAGMAQALGARLLDADGDDLPRGGAALKGLARIDLSGFVDVSGVEFVVASDVDNPLLGPHGAAAVYGPQKGATPDDVRTLEAGLARLAAVATATHGLMGAVEHDDTPRAMGVAGAPGAGAAGGVGFAALAFLHAELRPGIGYLLDLLGFGELVKDARLVITGEGSLDEQSLRGKAPVGVARAAAEAGVPVVAVCGRRTLTDEELRAAGIEAAYALTDLEPDPERCMAEAGPLLERLAARLAAVHLQGD, from the coding sequence GTGGTTCAGCAGGTTCTGGTCGCCCCCGACAAGTTCAAGGGGTCGCTGACGGCGGCCGAGGTGGCCGCCCGGGTCTCGGCCGGGCTCGGCGTGCCCACGGTGGAGCTGCCGGTGGCCGACGGAGGCGACGGCACCGTGGACGCGGCCGTGGCCGGCGGGTTCAGCCGGGTCACGATCGAGGTCACCGGGCCCACCGGCGAGCGGATCTCCGCCTCGTACGCCTGGCAGGACGCCGGCGCGACGGCGGTGGTGGAGCTGGCCGAGGCGTCGGGGCTGCGCCGCCTGCCCGGCGGGCACGAGCCGCTGACCGCCACCAGCCACGGCACGGGTGAGCTGATCGCGGACGCTGTGCGCCGGGGCGCCAAGCGCGTGGTCCTGGGGCTGGGCGGGAGCGCCTGCACCGACGGGGGAGCGGGCATGGCGCAGGCGCTCGGCGCGCGCCTGCTGGACGCCGACGGCGACGACCTCCCCCGGGGCGGGGCCGCGCTGAAGGGGCTCGCCCGGATCGACCTGTCGGGGTTCGTGGACGTCTCCGGCGTGGAGTTCGTGGTGGCCAGCGACGTGGACAACCCGCTCCTCGGCCCGCACGGCGCCGCCGCCGTCTACGGGCCCCAGAAGGGCGCCACCCCCGACGACGTCAGGACGCTGGAGGCCGGTCTGGCCCGGCTGGCCGCCGTCGCCACGGCCACCCACGGGCTGATGGGCGCGGTCGAGCACGACGACACGCCGCGCGCGATGGGCGTGGCGGGCGCGCCGGGGGCGGGGGCGGCCGGCGGGGTGGGGTTCGCCGCGCTGGCGTTCCTGCACGCCGAGCTGCGGCCCGGCATCGGCTACCTGCTCGACCTGCTCGGGTTCGGCGAGCTGGTCAAGGACGCGCGGCTGGTGATCACGGGCGAGGGCTCGCTGGACGAGCAGTCCCTGCGCGGCAAGGCCCCCGTCGGGGTGGCGCGGGCCGCGGCCGAGGCGGGCGTCCCCGTGGTGGCCGTCTGCGGGCGCCGCACGCTCACCGACGAGGAGCTGCGGGCGGCCGGCATCGAGGCCGCCTACGCCCTCACCGACCTCGAACCCGACCCCGAACGCTGCATGGCCGAGGCCGGGCCCCTGCTCGAACGCCTGGCCGCGCGGCTGGCCGCCGTCCATCTCCAAGGGGACTAG
- the allB gene encoding allantoinase AllB has protein sequence MIDLVIRSRRTVTPEGERAAAVAVRGEKIAGLYDYAAPLDAAEDIDLRDLALLPGLVDTHVHVNEPGRTHWEGFGSATRAAAAGGVTTILDMPLNSLPPTVNVPAFEAKLRAAEGQCHVDVGFWGGAVPGNVKDLAPLRERGVYGFKCFMSPSGVEEFPPLGDSELREALAEVAAVGGVMVVHAEDPALLLEPAGPTYREFLESRPGESERSAVARVVELAALTGARVHILHVSSASCLEVLESARAEGVAVTAETCPHYLTLAAERVPEGATAYKCCPPIRSEANRDLLWDGLARGVLSCVVSDHSPSTADLKVPDFAAAWGGIASLQLELPAVWTEASRRGYGLGDVVRWMSANPATMAEISGKGGIKPGNDADLVAFDPAADNPVDAARLHHKNPVTPYHGRVLKGAVLTTWLRGRPVDDVPHGRFLLGEQ, from the coding sequence ATGATCGATCTGGTGATCCGATCCCGCCGCACCGTCACCCCCGAGGGTGAGCGGGCGGCGGCGGTGGCCGTGCGCGGCGAGAAGATCGCGGGCCTGTACGACTACGCCGCCCCGCTCGACGCCGCCGAGGACATCGACCTGCGCGACCTGGCCCTGCTCCCCGGCCTGGTCGACACCCACGTTCATGTCAACGAGCCGGGGCGGACGCACTGGGAGGGGTTCGGCTCGGCGACCAGGGCGGCCGCCGCCGGAGGCGTCACCACGATCCTCGACATGCCGCTCAACTCCCTCCCGCCCACCGTGAACGTGCCCGCCTTCGAGGCCAAGCTGCGGGCCGCCGAGGGCCAGTGCCACGTGGACGTGGGCTTCTGGGGCGGGGCCGTGCCGGGCAACGTCAAGGACCTCGCGCCCCTGCGCGAGCGCGGTGTCTACGGGTTCAAGTGCTTCATGTCGCCGTCGGGGGTGGAGGAGTTCCCGCCGCTCGGCGACTCCGAGCTGCGGGAGGCGCTGGCCGAGGTGGCCGCGGTCGGCGGGGTGATGGTGGTGCACGCCGAGGACCCGGCGCTGCTCTTGGAGCCGGCCGGGCCGACGTACCGGGAGTTCCTGGAGTCGCGGCCGGGAGAGTCGGAACGCAGCGCCGTCGCGCGGGTGGTGGAGCTGGCGGCGCTGACCGGCGCCCGGGTGCACATCCTGCACGTCTCCAGCGCCTCCTGCCTGGAGGTGCTGGAGTCGGCGCGGGCCGAGGGGGTGGCGGTCACGGCGGAGACGTGTCCCCACTACCTGACGCTGGCGGCCGAGCGGGTGCCCGAGGGGGCGACCGCGTACAAGTGCTGCCCGCCCATCCGCTCCGAGGCCAACCGCGACCTGCTGTGGGACGGGCTGGCCAGGGGCGTGCTGAGCTGCGTCGTGTCCGACCACTCGCCCTCGACCGCCGACCTCAAGGTGCCTGACTTCGCCGCCGCCTGGGGCGGCATCGCCTCGCTCCAGCTCGAGCTGCCGGCGGTCTGGACGGAGGCGTCGCGGAGGGGGTACGGGCTGGGGGACGTGGTGCGCTGGATGTCAGCCAATCCGGCGACGATGGCCGAAATTTCCGGAAAAGGCGGGATAAAGCCGGGTAATGATGCCGATCTGGTGGCATTTGACCCGGCCGCCGACAACCCCGTGGACGCCGCGCGCCTGCACCACAAGAACCCGGTCACCCCGTACCACGGCCGGGTCCTCAAGGGCGCCGTCCTGACCACCTGGCTGCGCGGGCGGCCCGTGGACGACGTGCCGCACGGACGATTCCTGTTGGGAGAGCAGTAG
- the alc gene encoding allantoicase encodes MPGFSTLPDLALRTLGGSVVAASDESFAEKESLIRPGRPGFQAETFGNKGQVYDGWETRRRRSPGHDWALVRLGVPGVIRGVVIDTAWFKGNYPPHACVEAASVEGHPSPDELEAAQWTEIVPRSELTGDSEHHFAVTDERRFTHVRLNIFPDGGVARLRVHGEARPDLSVYDGLGLDLAALANGALVTACSDEFYSAPNNVIAPGLARHQAEGWETARRRGEGNDWLVIRLAGRGVIGLAEIDTTNLLFNAPGAVSLTGLDGDREVELLPRTRLQPDTPHRFRLAHPDPVTHVRVDIYPDGGLARVRLHGHLATP; translated from the coding sequence TTGCCAGGCTTCAGCACCCTTCCCGACCTTGCCCTGCGCACGCTGGGCGGCTCCGTCGTGGCGGCCAGCGACGAGTCGTTCGCGGAGAAGGAGAGCCTGATCCGGCCGGGGCGGCCCGGCTTCCAGGCGGAGACGTTCGGGAACAAGGGCCAGGTCTACGACGGGTGGGAGACCCGCCGGCGCCGCTCACCCGGCCACGACTGGGCCCTGGTACGGCTCGGCGTCCCCGGCGTGATCCGGGGCGTGGTGATCGACACGGCCTGGTTCAAGGGCAACTACCCGCCCCACGCCTGCGTCGAGGCGGCCTCGGTCGAGGGCCACCCCTCCCCGGACGAGCTCGAGGCCGCTCAGTGGACGGAGATCGTGCCCCGGTCCGAGCTCACCGGCGACAGCGAGCACCACTTCGCCGTCACCGACGAGCGCCGGTTCACCCACGTGCGGCTGAACATCTTCCCCGACGGCGGCGTCGCCCGCCTCCGGGTGCACGGGGAGGCCCGGCCCGACCTGTCCGTGTACGACGGGCTCGGCCTCGACCTGGCCGCGCTCGCGAACGGCGCCCTGGTCACCGCCTGCTCCGACGAGTTCTACTCGGCCCCCAACAACGTCATCGCCCCCGGCCTGGCCCGCCACCAGGCAGAGGGCTGGGAGACCGCCCGCCGCCGCGGCGAGGGGAACGACTGGCTGGTCATCCGGCTGGCCGGGCGCGGCGTGATCGGGCTGGCCGAGATCGACACCACGAACCTGCTGTTCAACGCGCCGGGCGCGGTCTCGCTGACGGGTCTGGACGGTGACCGGGAGGTGGAGCTCCTCCCGAGGACCCGCCTGCAGCCCGACACCCCGCACCGCTTCCGCCTGGCCCACCCGGACCCGGTCACGCACGTACGAGTGGACATCTACCCGGACGGCGGCCTCGCCCGCGTCCGCCTCCACGGCCACCTCGCCACCCCCTGA
- the pknB gene encoding Stk1 family PASTA domain-containing Ser/Thr kinase, whose amino-acid sequence MDTTTADPLVGRLLDGRYRIESRIARGGMATVYLALDVRLDRTVALKVMHRSLAEDPAFVRRFIGEAKSVARLSHPNVVHVFDQGTDTDVVYLSMEYVPGKTLRDILRERGRLPAREALEIMIPVLAALGAAHQAGMVHRDVKPENVLMTDDGRVKVVDFGLARAIEATNQTRTGVMIGTIGYMAPEQVTTGAADVRSDVYAAGIMLFELVTGQQPYDGATPMSVAYRHVHDTVPAPSSVVHDVPPLIDTLVAQATAREPDQRPADATAMLVAAVETHRMLPRLTNPPGSHPQGPSAAPHARTQVFNASGAASMPQPAPAHTMIQPRTEVPPPARRAGFKPHWFLVLLAGVMVVAVGVTGWYFAQPEMVSVPDLVGKNLALARKSAAAAGLKVQEAEGRNDEKTAAGLILRTDPAFGAEVEKGTTITLVPSLGPRRIVVPNTEGMTGDQARAKIAEAGLTVGVVKRLANQEIERDKVIRTSPQVGEKVRQSARVDIYVSAGMVMPDVDNMPKDEAAQYLGGLGFQVQVNEVDDDAEPCTVIAQTPKAKSEVDKGAQVMITVARCQRDFWDWLNRNGDNQARDDQQFALVPAVIGKNIGDAKAELEALGFKVRVQRLGNRGVVQFQRPLPNSERPQGSTVVLWQ is encoded by the coding sequence GTGGATACGACGACTGCGGACCCCCTGGTCGGGCGGCTCCTCGATGGGCGCTACCGCATCGAGAGCCGGATCGCCCGGGGCGGTATGGCGACCGTCTACCTCGCGCTGGACGTCCGCCTGGACCGGACGGTGGCGCTGAAGGTCATGCACCGCTCGCTGGCCGAGGACCCCGCGTTCGTGCGCAGGTTCATCGGCGAGGCCAAGTCGGTTGCCCGCCTCTCCCATCCCAACGTGGTGCACGTCTTCGACCAGGGCACCGACACCGATGTCGTCTACCTGTCGATGGAGTACGTGCCCGGCAAGACGCTGCGCGACATCCTGCGCGAGCGCGGCAGGCTGCCCGCCCGCGAGGCGCTGGAGATCATGATCCCGGTGCTCGCCGCCCTCGGCGCGGCCCACCAGGCCGGGATGGTCCACCGCGACGTCAAGCCGGAGAACGTCCTGATGACCGACGACGGCCGGGTCAAGGTCGTCGACTTCGGCCTGGCCCGGGCCATCGAGGCCACCAACCAGACCCGCACCGGCGTGATGATCGGCACCATCGGCTACATGGCGCCCGAGCAGGTCACCACCGGCGCCGCCGACGTGCGCAGCGACGTCTACGCCGCGGGCATCATGCTGTTCGAGCTGGTCACCGGCCAGCAGCCGTATGACGGCGCGACGCCCATGTCGGTGGCCTACCGGCACGTCCACGACACCGTGCCCGCGCCGTCGTCGGTCGTCCACGACGTGCCGCCGCTGATCGACACGCTGGTGGCCCAGGCGACGGCCCGCGAGCCGGACCAGCGCCCCGCCGACGCGACCGCGATGCTCGTGGCCGCCGTCGAGACGCACCGGATGCTGCCGCGCCTGACCAACCCGCCGGGCTCACACCCGCAGGGGCCCTCTGCGGCCCCACACGCGCGGACGCAGGTCTTCAACGCCTCCGGCGCCGCCTCGATGCCCCAGCCCGCCCCCGCCCACACCATGATCCAGCCGCGGACGGAGGTGCCGCCTCCGGCGCGGCGGGCGGGGTTCAAGCCCCACTGGTTCCTGGTGCTGCTCGCCGGAGTGATGGTGGTCGCGGTCGGGGTGACCGGCTGGTACTTCGCGCAGCCCGAGATGGTCTCCGTGCCCGACCTGGTCGGCAAGAACCTGGCGCTGGCCAGGAAGAGCGCGGCCGCGGCCGGGCTCAAGGTGCAGGAAGCCGAAGGCCGCAACGACGAGAAGACGGCCGCGGGCCTGATCCTGCGCACCGACCCGGCGTTCGGCGCCGAGGTGGAGAAGGGCACCACGATCACGCTGGTCCCCTCGCTCGGGCCCAGGCGCATCGTCGTGCCCAACACCGAGGGCATGACCGGCGACCAGGCCCGCGCCAAGATCGCCGAGGCCGGGCTGACCGTGGGCGTCGTCAAGCGGCTGGCCAACCAGGAGATCGAGCGGGACAAGGTCATCCGCACCTCGCCGCAGGTCGGCGAGAAGGTGCGCCAGAGCGCCAGGGTCGACATCTACGTCAGTGCCGGGATGGTCATGCCTGACGTCGACAACATGCCCAAGGACGAGGCCGCCCAATATCTCGGCGGCCTGGGCTTCCAGGTGCAGGTCAACGAGGTGGACGACGACGCCGAGCCGTGCACGGTCATCGCGCAGACGCCCAAGGCCAAGTCCGAGGTGGACAAGGGCGCGCAGGTCATGATCACGGTGGCGCGGTGCCAGCGGGACTTCTGGGACTGGCTCAACCGCAACGGGGACAACCAGGCCCGCGACGACCAGCAGTTCGCCCTGGTTCCGGCGGTGATCGGAAAGAATATCGGGGACGCCAAGGCGGAGTTAGAGGCACTGGGGTTCAAGGTGCGGGTGCAGCGGCTGGGCAACCGCGGGGTGGTCCAGTTCCAGCGGCCGCTGCCCAACAGCGAGCGGCCGCAGGGGAGCACGGTCGTCCTCTGGCAGTGA
- a CDS encoding thiazole synthase produces MDDLIIAGESFSSRLIMGTGGAPSLEVLDQALAASGTELTTVAIRRLDPSARGSVLDVLRKRDIKVLPNTAGCFTAGEAVLTARLAREALGTNWIKVEVIADERTLLPDPIETFDAAERLVADGFVVLPYIGDDPALARRLEQAGCSAVMPLGGPIGSGLGIRNPHSIELIVEAVSVPVVLDAGIGTASDAALAMELGCAAVMLATAVTRAQQPELMALAMKQAVEAGRLARLAGRIPRRRYAEASSPMTP; encoded by the coding sequence GTGGATGATCTGATCATCGCCGGGGAGAGCTTCTCCTCCCGGCTCATCATGGGCACCGGCGGCGCGCCCTCGCTGGAGGTGCTCGACCAGGCCCTGGCCGCGTCCGGCACCGAGCTGACCACGGTGGCGATCCGGCGGCTCGACCCGAGCGCCCGGGGTTCGGTCCTGGACGTGCTGCGCAAGCGGGACATCAAGGTGCTCCCCAACACCGCGGGCTGCTTCACGGCGGGCGAGGCCGTGCTGACGGCGCGGCTGGCCAGGGAGGCCCTCGGCACCAACTGGATCAAGGTCGAGGTCATCGCCGACGAGCGGACCCTGCTGCCCGACCCGATCGAGACGTTCGACGCGGCCGAGCGGCTGGTGGCCGACGGGTTCGTGGTGCTGCCGTACATCGGGGACGACCCCGCGCTGGCGCGGCGGCTGGAACAGGCGGGCTGCTCGGCGGTGATGCCGCTGGGCGGGCCGATCGGCTCGGGCCTCGGCATCCGCAACCCGCACAGCATCGAGCTGATCGTCGAGGCCGTGTCCGTGCCGGTGGTGCTCGACGCGGGCATCGGCACGGCCAGCGACGCCGCGCTGGCGATGGAGCTGGGCTGCGCCGCCGTGATGCTGGCCACGGCGGTCACCAGGGCGCAGCAGCCCGAGCTCATGGCGCTCGCCATGAAGCAGGCCGTGGAGGCCGGACGGCTGGCGCGGCTGGCGGGCCGCATCCCGCGCAGGCGCTACGCCGAGGCGTCCTCACCGATGACCCCCTGA
- the thiS gene encoding sulfur carrier protein ThiS, producing the protein MINGASHEVADGMTVAQAVRTLTTATTGVAVAVNDEVVTRSSWETTALSDRDRVEVLTAVQGG; encoded by the coding sequence ATGATCAACGGGGCCTCGCACGAGGTGGCCGACGGCATGACCGTGGCGCAGGCCGTACGCACATTGACCACGGCCACCACCGGGGTGGCCGTGGCCGTCAACGACGAGGTGGTCACGCGGAGCTCGTGGGAGACGACGGCGCTCAGCGACCGTGACCGGGTGGAGGTTCTGACGGCGGTGCAAGGTGGATGA